One Aquamicrobium sp. genomic region harbors:
- a CDS encoding integrase arm-type DNA-binding domain-containing protein, with protein sequence MPSKRADIGPSEVQEARAAAAARSHSSRDPLIIADDICRGLSLRVQGGSASWVLKFSGHTRSLGSVAEIRTAKAARELAAHTRALMRSGEEVKSYVRSRQAGRSHQDAAAKVSTEQARAAGRWTWEDLATQYADVYLSSPRITTRGVLKQPSLATAAEARRYLMMEEASGLFGRLLSELRPGDLEEVRDACARAGRKTGSRQFVAYAKGALSFARKKHSRSAGLEGAPKWWLEVEKLDSTIPSPRSRLPSLKELATVLYRAERYRVMPGRDSGRKTSETVICALWWLALTAQRASAGLSIRRAHVLPWPNGPEGWKVAYFPSVVMKGKRPHSVPIPPRVSLLFDRALWGADEESQYVFPALRLMGEKVDAPLSRSAPKLLLDRLRGRPANLEAARAPQEAAAASGEVGQASDLLEGITYFTPHDIRRTFATVCADLAVRGDAISAVLDHADVSTGQAPMVSADITRIAYDYSQRLELKRLAIEAWTDALFAACDAEWASHQPRRSAFQKVPPPRPTTSGKVAEIRFTAAEPWYRTIERAKAQRVPSLRLSSIALSRDDADF encoded by the coding sequence ATGCCATCCAAAAGAGCGGACATAGGTCCTAGCGAGGTGCAGGAAGCGCGCGCAGCAGCCGCCGCCCGAAGCCACAGCAGTCGCGATCCGCTCATCATAGCCGACGACATATGCAGAGGACTTTCCCTCCGGGTACAGGGCGGCTCAGCCTCGTGGGTCTTGAAGTTCTCGGGACACACGAGGTCCTTGGGTAGTGTCGCCGAGATCCGCACGGCGAAAGCCGCGAGAGAATTGGCGGCACATACAAGGGCGCTCATGAGGAGCGGCGAGGAGGTGAAGTCCTACGTCCGCTCTCGTCAAGCCGGGAGGAGCCACCAGGATGCTGCCGCCAAGGTTTCGACAGAGCAGGCGCGCGCAGCTGGCCGTTGGACTTGGGAGGACCTAGCGACCCAATATGCGGACGTCTACTTGTCGAGTCCGCGCATCACCACGCGCGGCGTCCTCAAGCAACCATCGTTAGCTACGGCGGCAGAGGCACGTCGCTACCTCATGATGGAGGAAGCCAGCGGTCTCTTCGGTCGCCTGCTTTCTGAACTCAGGCCCGGTGACCTAGAGGAGGTGCGCGATGCCTGTGCCCGCGCCGGACGGAAAACGGGTTCCCGGCAATTCGTAGCCTACGCCAAGGGCGCCCTCTCGTTCGCACGTAAGAAGCATTCGCGCAGCGCGGGGTTGGAGGGGGCACCGAAGTGGTGGCTCGAGGTCGAGAAGCTGGACTCCACGATTCCGTCGCCGAGGTCACGCCTCCCGTCGCTTAAGGAGCTTGCAACAGTCCTCTACAGGGCGGAGCGCTATCGCGTGATGCCTGGGAGAGACAGCGGAAGGAAGACCTCTGAGACGGTAATATGCGCTCTGTGGTGGCTCGCCCTGACCGCTCAGCGCGCCAGTGCCGGACTGTCCATCCGGCGCGCGCACGTGTTGCCTTGGCCGAACGGTCCAGAGGGTTGGAAAGTCGCCTACTTCCCGTCTGTGGTCATGAAGGGGAAGCGGCCCCACTCGGTTCCTATCCCGCCCCGAGTGTCCCTGCTTTTTGATCGCGCCCTATGGGGCGCAGACGAGGAATCCCAGTATGTCTTCCCGGCCCTTCGGTTGATGGGCGAGAAGGTGGACGCGCCGCTTTCGCGATCAGCTCCGAAACTGCTCCTTGATAGGCTGCGAGGCCGTCCGGCAAATCTGGAGGCAGCCCGGGCACCTCAGGAGGCAGCGGCAGCATCCGGTGAGGTGGGCCAGGCATCAGACCTTCTTGAAGGCATCACCTACTTCACGCCCCACGATATCCGAAGGACCTTCGCCACCGTCTGCGCCGACTTGGCCGTTCGTGGGGATGCGATTTCCGCCGTCCTCGACCACGCAGATGTTTCCACGGGGCAGGCACCGATGGTCTCGGCCGACATCACTCGCATTGCGTATGACTACTCGCAGCGGCTCGAATTGAAGCGACTTGCGATCGAGGCATGGACGGATGCTCTCTTTGCCGCCTGTGATGCTGAATGGGCGTCGCACCAACCCCGTCGGTCGGCCTTCCAGAAGGTTCCGCCTCCCCGCCCAACGACTTCCGGGAAAGTCGCCGAGATACGGTTCACTGCAGCAGAGCCATGGTATCGGACGATTGAGCGGGCGAAAGCACAAAGGGTACCGTCACTCAGGCTCTCTTCGATAGCTCTCTCACGCGACGACGCCGATTTTTGA
- a CDS encoding type II toxin-antitoxin system ParD family antitoxin: protein MATMNVSLPEAMKAWVESQSRDGQYGNASDYIRDLIRKDRERKEAVAALQAAITEGIESGEAEPFDAAAFKLRMRERHVVR, encoded by the coding sequence ATGGCGACGATGAATGTGTCCCTGCCGGAAGCGATGAAGGCATGGGTCGAAAGCCAGTCCCGCGACGGGCAGTATGGTAATGCAAGCGATTATATCCGGGACCTCATTCGCAAGGACCGGGAGCGCAAGGAGGCTGTAGCTGCCTTGCAGGCGGCGATCACCGAAGGCATTGAAAGCGGCGAGGCTGAACCGTTCGACGCAGCCGCGTTCAAGCTGCGTATGCGCGAGCGTCATGTCGTCCGGTAA
- a CDS encoding DUF1778 domain-containing protein gives MNLPSAEHVIVLSSDDQRRLVEALRSPPEPSAALVRAAHSHATLVKRGQRKTEGPESGSTKD, from the coding sequence ATGAATCTGCCATCTGCCGAGCATGTCATTGTCTTGTCTTCTGACGACCAGCGCCGTCTTGTCGAGGCGTTGCGCTCGCCACCTGAGCCATCGGCGGCGTTGGTGCGGGCCGCGCATAGCCATGCGACGCTGGTGAAACGGGGACAACGGAAAACCGAAGGACCGGAATCCGGTTCGACTAAGGATTGA
- a CDS encoding GNAT family N-acetyltransferase has translation MTAFRIEKLHRRHAVEVFDCGEDALNRFLIRFALPNQHANASQTYIGLADDAVIGFYTLVVGEARHDDAPERLIKGLARNPVPIMLLARLGVSVEWQGKGVGAGLLRDAVLRTLQAADIAGIRALAVHAKDDAARNFYRRFDFVESPTDPLHLFALIKDLKHL, from the coding sequence GTGACCGCGTTCCGCATTGAAAAGCTCCATCGCCGTCATGCAGTCGAAGTCTTCGATTGCGGCGAAGACGCCCTGAACCGCTTCCTGATTCGGTTTGCACTTCCCAACCAGCACGCCAATGCCTCACAGACCTACATCGGATTGGCCGATGATGCAGTCATCGGCTTCTACACGCTGGTTGTCGGCGAAGCCCGCCATGACGATGCACCGGAGCGACTGATCAAAGGCCTGGCCCGCAATCCAGTACCGATCATGCTGCTCGCCCGTCTCGGCGTCAGCGTGGAGTGGCAAGGCAAGGGCGTAGGAGCGGGGCTGTTGCGCGACGCCGTCCTGCGAACCTTGCAGGCTGCTGACATCGCCGGCATCCGGGCGCTCGCCGTTCATGCAAAAGATGACGCGGCACGGAATTTTTACCGGCGTTTTGATTTCGTGGAATCCCCGACCGATCCATTGCACCTGTTCGCGCTGATAAAGGACCTCAAGCACCTGTAG
- a CDS encoding DUF1778 domain-containing protein, with protein sequence MATRATRTEKLDLRLTPEAKRTLAAAAHAERRSLSDFVLESALGRAEEALADRRVFQLDPEKWEAFITALEAPPRDMPHLRRLLNKPGIFSGNGPA encoded by the coding sequence ATGGCCACACGCGCAACCCGAACCGAAAAGCTCGATCTCAGGTTAACGCCGGAGGCAAAGCGCACGCTTGCCGCCGCCGCCCACGCCGAAAGGCGTTCGCTCAGTGACTTCGTGCTGGAAAGCGCGCTCGGCCGCGCCGAAGAAGCACTGGCAGATCGCCGCGTTTTCCAGCTCGATCCCGAGAAGTGGGAAGCTTTCATTACCGCCCTTGAAGCGCCGCCGCGCGACATGCCGCACCTGCGGAGGCTGCTCAACAAACCCGGTATCTTTTCAGGCAACGGTCCGGCGTGA
- the drt3b gene encoding antiviral reverse transcriptase Drt3b, producing the protein MRRRRYIRANFLPDDVDRVVTTDTAPYEVPIVFSNDGFYKNLRTRNLGSTEKRETIAAIINLSENKYTIPFRYSIVKTSTSFRQLSLPHPASQYRVSEFYGRYQDLICFYASRSPYSIRHPKSRGKRYFFRVSISDEHKYKSNHITTDDIDALVRNPASFFSYSGYDRLYRFFKSPDHVRLEKKYRIMHSVDVSKCFSSIYTHSIAWALKDIRTAKDSTSAITFGNQFDILMQKMNFNETNGICIGPEVSRIFAEIILSRVDQDIEASLAQKQIFNKKEYEIRRYVDDFFIFTNDYKHVEAIGKQISLCLSRFNLHVNEGKIETIERPFYTTKSKIVDDASRDINSFFESMLEKKSVSGRELLEPKNIWKPSAVVRHFLNEIKSSCFDSNVGYDMVSSYVISAIEKRLDRIISDYDALGDDKPDVERYLSIFTVLLEIMFFFYTVHATVAASFTLSKAIIKSSDFLRRVAPERLPYLGEKAAAWTARLLQDPQIARIYEHHDAVPIEILNILIALREVDQTGALETEAIERIMPNIQSADYFSIISVLYYMGGHAKYDRIRRRIVKGALRRLETEDGCMKSSEMVHLALDIASCPHIPLIERAKFLGVVRSQFQLPALSAAALQSLSTEFENEPWFVRWTGVDLLALIVKKELSAVY; encoded by the coding sequence ATGCGTAGACGCCGCTACATCAGAGCCAACTTTCTACCCGACGATGTCGACCGCGTAGTGACTACGGACACTGCGCCTTACGAAGTACCTATCGTGTTCTCGAATGATGGCTTCTACAAAAACCTCCGAACAAGAAACCTTGGCTCCACTGAAAAGAGGGAGACGATAGCGGCGATCATAAATTTGAGTGAAAACAAATATACGATACCATTTCGTTATAGTATCGTAAAAACGTCAACTTCATTTCGCCAGTTGAGTCTGCCGCACCCGGCAAGTCAGTACAGGGTCTCAGAGTTTTACGGACGTTATCAGGATCTAATTTGTTTCTACGCCTCTCGCTCACCTTACTCCATAAGGCATCCGAAGTCGCGAGGGAAAAGGTACTTCTTCCGTGTAAGCATATCTGATGAGCATAAGTACAAGTCGAATCATATAACGACGGATGATATCGACGCGCTTGTGAGAAATCCTGCATCGTTTTTCTCATATAGCGGATACGATCGCCTTTATCGCTTCTTCAAGTCCCCCGATCATGTGCGGCTGGAGAAGAAATACCGAATAATGCACTCCGTGGATGTCAGCAAGTGCTTTTCGAGTATTTACACCCATTCTATTGCGTGGGCCCTAAAGGACATACGCACTGCAAAGGATAGTACGTCGGCAATAACGTTCGGCAATCAGTTCGATATATTGATGCAGAAGATGAACTTTAACGAAACGAATGGAATTTGTATCGGACCGGAAGTAAGTCGTATATTTGCAGAGATAATATTATCTCGTGTAGATCAGGATATCGAGGCCTCGTTAGCGCAAAAGCAAATCTTCAATAAGAAGGAATATGAGATCAGGCGATATGTCGATGACTTTTTTATTTTCACAAACGATTATAAGCATGTAGAGGCAATCGGAAAGCAGATTTCTTTGTGTCTAAGTCGGTTTAATTTGCATGTAAATGAGGGGAAGATTGAGACTATAGAAAGACCATTCTATACGACAAAGTCAAAGATTGTCGACGATGCGTCTAGGGACATAAATTCATTTTTCGAGAGTATGTTGGAGAAGAAGTCCGTTTCGGGGAGAGAGCTGCTAGAGCCTAAGAATATATGGAAGCCGAGTGCGGTTGTTCGTCATTTTCTGAATGAAATAAAGTCTAGCTGCTTCGATAGCAACGTGGGATATGACATGGTGTCTAGCTACGTGATATCGGCGATTGAGAAGAGACTCGATCGAATAATAAGTGACTACGATGCGCTCGGCGATGATAAACCCGACGTGGAGAGGTACTTATCAATCTTCACGGTACTTTTGGAGATCATGTTCTTTTTCTACACGGTCCACGCGACGGTTGCGGCATCTTTCACGCTTTCGAAGGCAATCATTAAATCATCTGATTTTCTCCGCAGGGTCGCCCCTGAGCGGCTTCCTTACCTTGGAGAGAAGGCTGCGGCTTGGACTGCGCGGTTGCTGCAGGATCCCCAGATTGCTCGCATATATGAGCATCATGACGCGGTACCTATTGAGATACTTAATATACTGATTGCGCTCAGGGAAGTAGATCAGACTGGAGCTTTGGAAACCGAAGCGATTGAGAGGATAATGCCGAACATTCAGTCGGCAGACTATTTTTCCATCATATCGGTCCTGTATTACATGGGCGGCCATGCAAAATATGACCGTATTCGGCGGAGAATTGTAAAGGGGGCACTTAGAAGGCTCGAGACTGAAGACGGATGTATGAAATCCTCGGAGATGGTTCATCTAGCACTGGACATAGCTTCATGCCCCCACATCCCGTTAATTGAACGGGCGAAATTCTTGGGAGTAGTACGAAGCCAGTTCCAGCTTCCTGCACTGAGTGCGGCAGCCCTTCAGTCACTGTCGACAGAGTTTGAAAACGAACCTTGGTTCGTCCGGTGGACGGGAGTTGATCTTCTTGCACTGATCGTTAAGAAGGAATTGAGTGCCGTCTATTAG
- a CDS encoding type II toxin-antitoxin system RelE/ParE family toxin, translating into MSSGKSERYRLTPRAIADLDDIWRFTAETWSIEQADRYVDDLVRVFETITVMPSLARERTEFNPPVRIHAHEKHLVVYTAQDDHVAILRLLGGRQDWVAILNATE; encoded by the coding sequence ATGTCGTCCGGTAAGTCCGAGCGATACAGGCTCACGCCGCGCGCCATCGCCGACCTTGATGATATCTGGCGGTTCACGGCTGAAACGTGGTCCATCGAGCAAGCGGATCGCTATGTGGATGATCTTGTCAGGGTTTTCGAGACGATCACCGTGATGCCGTCATTGGCTCGGGAGCGCACCGAGTTCAACCCGCCCGTGAGAATCCACGCCCATGAGAAGCATCTGGTCGTCTATACGGCGCAGGACGATCATGTTGCCATCCTGCGCCTGCTCGGCGGGCGGCAGGACTGGGTCGCGATCTTGAACGCTACAGAATGA
- a CDS encoding type II toxin-antitoxin system RelE/ParE family toxin: MILSYRDKNTDRFAKGEFVKAFQGFDEQAARRLSILNAALSLDTLRALPGNRLEALKGDRAGQYSIRINQQWRICFEWPPGQTGPGNVEIVDYH; this comes from the coding sequence ATGATTTTGAGCTATCGGGATAAAAACACAGACCGTTTTGCAAAGGGGGAGTTCGTCAAAGCCTTTCAAGGGTTTGACGAACAGGCCGCTCGGCGGCTGTCGATCCTGAACGCGGCGCTGTCGCTCGATACGCTCCGCGCCCTACCGGGCAACCGGCTTGAAGCGCTCAAAGGGGATCGTGCCGGACAGTACTCCATTCGCATAAACCAGCAATGGCGCATCTGTTTCGAGTGGCCCCCCGGCCAAACCGGGCCGGGTAATGTTGAAATCGTGGACTATCACTGA
- the drt3a gene encoding antiviral reverse transcriptase Drt3a: MHDPTFHYATMARNFQKADFRRDPNLIQEPVRAAVIVAAVQKAQVGFQQVDIASSKLRNSDVYRLNDISEQLILRHINRTIRRITRIKQSNRTSIVNSIIRLSEEGLPFRIYKLDIASFYESIDPAAVIEQIRRDGAYSSHFSSLLRTFFACLTNVNILGLPRGLAISATLSEILMRDFDREAMLDPRVHYYARFVDDIIIITSGKENAREFLRTVRRRLLPGISFNSKKTRIYTLSQFSNTHNASPPIDAELDYLGYKISIHHTQRTDRRYHRKVRLDLSEKKEKRIKSRLYLSFAEFRINNDFTALLNRVRMLCNNFHFIDVDRSIKRKSGIFFNYPLINLDASEALPRLDRYLHHLIVSHYAAAPGPGLFGRAQREALFRNSFVKGYREKRFFHFPPSQLAALTRCWRYA, translated from the coding sequence ATGCATGATCCCACATTCCACTACGCGACAATGGCGAGGAATTTCCAGAAGGCGGACTTTCGTCGTGACCCGAATCTGATCCAGGAGCCTGTTCGTGCGGCGGTGATCGTTGCGGCGGTCCAGAAAGCTCAGGTCGGTTTTCAACAAGTCGATATAGCCTCGTCGAAGTTGCGTAACAGCGATGTCTATCGACTAAACGACATCAGTGAGCAGCTTATTCTTCGGCACATAAATAGGACGATCCGCCGAATAACAAGAATAAAGCAGTCAAACAGAACATCAATAGTTAACAGTATTATACGCCTTTCTGAAGAAGGGCTACCATTCCGTATATACAAACTAGATATTGCAAGTTTCTATGAGAGCATCGATCCAGCCGCTGTAATTGAACAAATACGACGAGATGGCGCCTATTCGTCGCACTTCTCGTCTCTGCTGCGGACCTTTTTTGCCTGTTTGACGAATGTCAATATTCTTGGCCTGCCCCGAGGCCTTGCGATCAGCGCTACCCTCAGCGAGATACTCATGCGCGATTTTGATCGGGAAGCGATGCTAGATCCACGCGTTCACTACTATGCCCGATTTGTTGATGATATTATCATCATCACCTCTGGAAAAGAAAACGCGCGTGAATTCCTACGGACCGTTCGACGACGTCTGCTTCCTGGAATATCGTTCAATTCCAAAAAGACACGGATTTACACTCTTTCTCAATTTAGTAACACGCATAACGCAAGCCCACCCATTGATGCAGAACTTGATTATCTTGGGTACAAAATCTCGATACATCATACACAGCGCACGGATCGCCGATACCATCGCAAAGTTCGGCTAGACCTGTCGGAGAAAAAGGAAAAGCGTATCAAGTCTCGCTTATATTTGTCATTTGCGGAGTTTCGCATAAACAATGATTTTACCGCACTGCTGAACCGTGTTCGCATGCTATGCAATAACTTCCATTTCATCGATGTCGATAGGTCTATCAAGCGCAAGTCAGGCATATTCTTCAACTACCCACTCATCAACCTAGACGCCTCGGAGGCGCTTCCACGGCTGGATCGGTACCTACACCACCTTATCGTCTCTCATTATGCGGCAGCCCCCGGGCCTGGACTGTTTGGCCGCGCCCAGCGCGAGGCATTGTTCAGGAACTCGTTTGTAAAGGGCTACCGGGAAAAGCGGTTCTTTCACTTCCCTCCGTCCCAACTGGCGGCCTTAACGCGATGCTGGCGATATGCGTAG
- a CDS encoding HigA family addiction module antitoxin: MFMRAVHPGEILKDELDGLGVSPTEFARQIDVPPNRVSQIIAGKRAVTGDTALRFGHWFGTEPQFWLNLQSAYEIRVAEEKAGQAIARLPVRAGVPAMAEHQPR, from the coding sequence ATGTTTATGAGAGCTGTTCATCCCGGCGAAATCCTCAAGGATGAGCTGGACGGGTTGGGTGTTTCGCCAACCGAGTTTGCACGGCAAATCGACGTGCCTCCGAACCGGGTCAGCCAGATCATCGCCGGCAAGCGCGCGGTGACCGGCGATACCGCCCTGCGCTTCGGGCACTGGTTCGGCACTGAACCACAGTTCTGGCTCAACCTGCAAAGCGCCTACGAAATCCGCGTTGCGGAGGAAAAGGCGGGACAGGCGATCGCGCGGCTGCCGGTTCGTGCCGGTGTGCCTGCGATGGCTGAACACCAGCCACGATAG